The genomic window ACAGCTGATAGAAAGAATTTGGCATAGTACTTCGGCAATATCACAAATAGGCGATACAAATTCCCCCAGTGTTTGTATTTTGCAAATTGAACTAAAAGGGCTGCCACATGACCCCGCATATATTGAAACATTTGGTGTTTAAGCCCTTTTAAATCGCTGCGATGGTAATGGTAAACGACGGCTGCCGGCTCATACCGGCAAACCCAACCTTCGGCAAGCAAGCGATACCAGAATTCCGAATCTTCACTGCATCCAGATGCCCCTGCGCCTAAGCGTTCATCGAAGTCTCCCACGAGTTCAAAGGCTTTTTTTCGCAATGCCATGTTAGCGCCAGCACCAATGCGCCAAACGGGAACGCCTAGAGGCTTCATGGTTTCAAAAAACTCGCTATCAAAGGTTAAGACGCGGTATCCCTGGCTAAAACTGTTGTTTTTTTCAAAGATAAATTGTGCTTCGGTTTCGAGTTCTGCCGGCAATACTAAACCTGTAACTGCCATGACTTTTGGATCAGAAAAACCTTGCTGCAACCGGGCGATCCAGTCGGGATGAACTTCAACATCATCATCAGTAAATGCGATAATCTCGCCCGTACTGTGACGGATGCCGGTGTTTCGCGCCACACTCAAACCCGGTTTGGGTTCTAACACATACCGAACTGCCGGCATCTCTGAAACCAGTTGGCGGGTTGCGTCTGAACTCGGCGCATTATCAACAACAATGATTTCCTTTGGAGGTGTGGATAAATTTTGCAGGGCGAATAAGCATTTTACTAATTGATCAGCCCGATCTCTGGTGCAGATGATCACCGAGACTGAGCTACATAGCGGTTGAGAAAAGCGTTTTTCTAACTGTTCGAGAGGGCGTTCTAATGCAATCAAATCCTCAAGGTTTGAACACTGATTTTGAAAAGGATTTGGCGAGACATCGGGCAAAGCTGCTTTAAACCCTTGTTCCAACAAGCGATCACCCAATGCCGGCGCAATTTTTTCCAGAATAATGTTTTTTAGTTGAGTTGCCTGCATTGGCAGTTGATCTCCTAAAATTTCCTGATGTCCCAAGGGAATGCCACGCCACCAAAACACTGTATATAAACCTTGATAATTAGGCGTTGTCGGCAGTAATGGGATGCCTTCACTTAATTCTATATTTAAAACTTTCCAGGGCACAAATATACTCACAAAGTCTCCTTTTATGTAACTACGTTCAATTTTGGAAATAGTATTATTAAATTTTCAATTAGCCAAGAAAAATCAAAAATCATCCCTTAAAATTATCAGCGATTCGTTGTGGCTTATTCGAGCTTTAGCCAATAAACGTCAAAGTATTGCTGAAATTTTCGATTTACATTTCTGGTTTTTGCCAAACAGATGCCGTTTCTGTGCCGGCACTTTCAGGCTTGTGCAGGAAGTAACTTGCCCAAGTCAGCGGACTGAGTAACAAACAAAAGAATTCCCGCTGACGAGGCGATAAATGGGAAAAGGAAACATCATGGCAAAGCACTGTCAGCGGATTGATAAATGTTGCAGAACCCAAACAAGGTAACTCGATTAGATATTTGAGTTCTTCGAGTGTGTAGCCTCGCCGGACATGACCCCATTCTGCCATGACGTCAGTATCTTTAGGGCAGATAGGTTGCATAAATTTATAGTAGGGAAACCGCCAGTTTTCGTTAGGAGTGCTAATCAGGAGAAACCCACCTGGACGCAGTACCCGTAGTGCCTCTAACACTGCCTTTTTATGATCAGGTATGTGTTCTAAAACATCGAACATAGTCACGGCATCAAAAGAGCCATCTTCAAAGGGAAGATTTGTTGCATCCCCACATGAAAACCGCACCCGTTCTTGCTGGTTACGGGGCGATTCTGCATAGCTGGGATCAAGGTCTAAATTAATAATTTATGCTTGAGGGTATAAACAGGCCGTCAAACCGCTGCCGCCACCGCCTACTTCTAAAATATCTCGCATCGGTTGTTCGGGTGCAATTCTGTGAATCGCCCGCATTTTTTCCCAATAAAAAAATCCCTGAGTTAAAGGCCGGCCAAAAGGATTGCCGGAGAGAAACTTGCCGAGCTGGGCCTTAGAAGCAGGTAGAGTTTGAGAAGAAACTGTTTGCATATTTATTACCTAAATTTAGGATAGTTTATCAAGGCAATTGGCGATTTTTAAAGTAGAAAATAACTCCAGCAAAAGCGCCGAAAAGTCCGGAAACGAGCAGCCGGTTAAAAGATTGCAATCCTTTTAATGTTCCGTAGACAAACCGGCTGGCGTAATACATCGGCAAATTGACAAATAAGCGGCGCAAGTTTCCCCAGTGTTTGTATCTGGCAAACTGCACTAAAAGAGCAGTAACGTAGCCGCGCCAATAGTGATACATCTGGTGTTTTAACGTCTCTGAATCGCTGCGATGGTAATGGTAAACGACAGAAGCCGACTCATACCGGCACACCCAACCTTCTGCAAGCAGGCGATACCAAAATTCCGAGTCTTCACTACAGCCGGCAGCACCGGCACCTAATCGTTCGTCAAAGTTTCCGACTAAATCAAACGCTTTACGACGAATTGCCATATTCGCGCCGGCACCCACCTCCCAAGCCGGAACACCTTTAGATTTCATCTGTTAAAAAAATTGGCTGTCAAAGGTTTTTGTAAAATATCCTTTATTCAGATATCCTAACCCTTTTTCAAAGATAAACTGCGCTTCAGTTTCAAGTTCTGCCGGCAAAACTAAACCCGTTACACTCATAACATTCGGTTGATAAAAACCTTGTAACAATCGAGTCAGCCACTCTGGATGAAGCATCACATCATCATCCGTAAATGCGATAATATCGCCCGTACTGTGAAGGATGCCGGTGTTTCGCGCCACACTCAAACCCGGTCGGGGTTCCCGTACATATTTAACATTCGGGATTTGCGCGACGGCTTCGCGAGTTGCCTCAGAAGTTGGGGCATTATCGACAACAACAATTTCCTGGGGGGTTTGGGATAAATTTTGCAGCGATTTTAAACATTGGATCAGTTGAGCCGGTCGTTCTCGCGTGCAAATTACAATTGAAACCGAAGCCTCACTCGGCTGTGAAAAGCACGCTTCTAGCTTAACAAAAGGTCGCTCTAATGCCATCAACTCGTGAAAATCTGGCGGCGTCTTTTCTACCAAATGTTTCGGAAGTTCTGGCAAAGGTGCCTTAAAGCCTTTTTTTAATAAAAGATCGCCCATTGCCGGCACAATTGTTTTCAGCCCCGCCCACCGGCTCTGCTGCTAATGCCCGCTACCGAGTCACGCCGGAAGCATTTGAAGAACAGTTGCGTTACTTGCGAGATGCTGGGTTCTACAGCGTCACGTTAGAGGAGTGGCGCAAGGCAATGGCGGCGAAAAAACCGCTTGCCGGTCGAGGAATTATCATTACATTTGATGACGGCTATGTTGACTTTTTAACCTATGCGTGCCCCCTCTTAAAACAGTATGGTTTCTCAGCAATCGTCTTTTTGGTGGCAGAGCGGGTTGGCGGCACCAATAGCTGGGATAGCATTTATGGTGAGGAGTTGCCCCTGCTGGGATGGGAAGAGATTCGCCGGCTTCAGGAAATGGGGTTGAGTTTGCCTCTCATTCCGCAACTCATCAACTTTTGACAACACTAAAACCAGAAGAAATTGTTCGGGAAGGGGCGAGATCGCGAGCAATTCTGCAACGAGAATTGGGGAAAGCAATTAACACAATTGCTTATCCACACGGTGACACTGATCGGGTTGTGCGGCACTTAATGGGTGCCTGCGGCTATGTGTTTGGTTTATCTTGCCGATCAGGTTTAAGCCGGTTTGGCGACTCACTCCTCGATCTGCCACGAGTTGAGGTGACGGGGTCCGATAATTTACGAGAATTTGTCGCTAAACTCAGTTTGTAATCCTTCTGCAGTTTTCTCTAAAAAATTAGAAACAACTGCCGTCAGGAAATGTCCGTTCACTTGATGAGTTTGCCTGATGCTCTACTTCATTCTTGTCTGGACTTTTCTCCTGATTACTTGCTGCGTGATCGGCACCGCTTTGCTCAATCTGTTGAAAGCAGATTGTTTCGGGCGAATGGGTGATCGTGTCTTAGCTGCCCTATGGTTAGGAGTGATTGTTCTTTCAATTTCTCTGCTGGCAACTGCTTTTGTTTTTCCACTATCTCCCCTAACAGGTGCTATTGTTACTGCCGGCATTTGCTACCTGTCTCTTTTGTCAAAGCCCACCCGAAATGAAATGGGTGTTTTGTGTTTTAAGTTATCTTTAGATTTAATTTTAGGATTTTTGACTTTAGCGGTACTCGTCGCCGCACTAACTGCTAGAGAGATGAGGTGGATCGATACAGGTCTTTATCATTACAATTCTATTCAATGGTTATCTAAGTTTGGCGTAGTTCCAGGTATCGCGCTGCTAATAAAGCAGTTGGGTTTTGCTTCCTCTTGGTTTGCGCTGGCTGCACCTTT from Microcoleus sp. FACHB-672 includes these protein-coding regions:
- a CDS encoding glycosyltransferase family 2 protein, with translation MSIFVPWKVLNIELSEGIPLLPTTPNYQGLYTVFWWRGIPLGHQEILGDQLPMQATQLKNIILEKIAPALGDRLLEQGFKAALPDVSPNPFQNQCSNLEDLIALERPLEQLEKRFSQPLCSSVSVIICTRDRADQLVKCLFALQNLSTPPKEIIVVDNAPSSDATRQLVSEMPAVRYVLEPKPGLSVARNTGIRHSTGEIIAFTDDDVEVHPDWIARLQQGFSDPKVMAVTGLVLPAELETEAQFIFEKNNSFSQGYRVLTFDSEFFETMKPLGVPVWRIGAGANMALRKKAFELVGDFDERLGAGASGCSEDSEFWYRLLAEGWVCRYEPAAVVYHYHRSDLKGLKHQMFQYMRGHVAALLVQFAKYKHWGNLYRLFVILPKYYAKFFLSAVLKASIPKIRQVVGEISACFSGIVFYLQNRSLIKSLKP
- a CDS encoding class I SAM-dependent methyltransferase codes for the protein MINLDLDPSYAESPRNQQERVRFSCGDATNLPFEDGSFDAVTMFDVLEHIPDHKKAVLEALRVLRPGGFLLISTPNENWRFPYYKFMQPICPKDTDVMAEWGHVRRGYTLEELKYLIELPCLGSATFINPLTVLCHDVSFSHLSPRQREFFCLLLSPLTWASYFLHKPESAGTETASVWQKPEM
- a CDS encoding glycosyltransferase family 2 protein encodes the protein MGDLLLKKGFKAPLPELPKHLVEKTPPDFHELMALERPFVKLEACFSQPSEASVSIVICTRERPAQLIQCLKSLQNLSQTPQEIVVVDNAPTSEATREAVAQIPNVKYVREPRPGLSVARNTGILHSTGDIIAFTDDDVMLHPEWLTRLLQGFYQPNVMSVTGLVLPAELETEAQFIFEKGLGYLNKGYFTKTFDSQFF
- a CDS encoding glycosyltransferase family 2 protein produces the protein MKSKGVPAWEVGAGANMAIRRKAFDLVGNFDERLGAGAAGCSEDSEFWYRLLAEGWVCRYESASVVYHYHRSDSETLKHQMYHYWRGYVTALLVQFARYKHWGNLRRLFVNLPMYYASRFVYGTLKGLQSFNRLLVSGLFGAFAGVIFYFKNRQLP